The DNA segment AGTAAGCCACCTTTTGTAATACGTTCTCAGGAGCAAGGGTCAATACCACTTGGTGGGAGATTCGATCAGGCAAGGTTAGTAAATACAGGGTTGACCTTGGTTCGAATGGCTTCATGTGCAGTTAATTCCATTCACTTTCTGCTCTTATATCACTGAAAGATGTATTGCCTTAGCCTTGCCCAAGGTTTGTCATGGAAATGAAAGAATAAATAGACTCCTTTCTTCATTGATGTGATAACTGTTGATTACCTGTGGCGATGAACTAATCAACTGGCATAGTGGGAGTTGAGATTTAAGTGCTAAGCAATCAGTATGTTTCTTTTTTGCCCCTTGTTACAGAAAATTGTCTAGTGTTTGCTTTTCTCTTACGTGGCTCTTATTTCTAATGCAAAACTTTAATTCGCTTGCAACAACGTTTTCACAAGCAAGCATACATTTGCTATGCTCATGCTTGCATGTATCACAATTCAGCACCCATCATGACCCTCTCCCCTTCTTTTCCTCATCCAGTACAGAGTAGCAGGGCAGAGAATCATTGCTTCGACCAGCCTCTCTGtatttctttcttaatacaagTCTCCCTCTCTAGCACCTGAGTTTCTGCTCTAGCCTAGCTGCACATAGGGAGGTGGACGAGGCACTTCCACAAGCATTGTCCATTAAACATCAGTTGAAAGCCAGCAACCTTTTGTTTGTCTTACCTTCACCTTCGTCCCTGTGTACAACGCTGTTCCACATGACAAAATTTTGGTCTAGCCAGCCCTGTCGTCCACTTTAACACTTCCGCAGTTTTGTCTTCAAGAAGTCACAGTTAAAATGAATGTCATGCATTGCGCTCGACCCCCTTTTAGAGTGAGCTCTGTTCACTTTGAATGAGAGTCTGATCAATTCTGTGCTAGGGTGAAAGTTGCACTTGTTAAATTTTTCACTGGCAGTATACAAAAAGTATGTGATTAATGTGAACAGTTTGATTAATGCACAGTAATTAGTACTAAATCTTGGAGTGCTACAATCATTATAATTTCATGTCACTGAGCAGCTGACAGCATTGTACTAGTGTTGTATTGTGCAAGCAAAGGAAAGTACAAGTGAGCAAAAGTGCGTGCAGGTGTTTCTCCTACCTGGCAAGAGCAGTGGTGATTTGCTGGAGGCCTTGTATGTTGAATGCAATTAGGACACAGTCTGTGACAGTCTGTTCAGCGACATTAAGGTTGTGAAGGGTTCCGGCATTGAGCAGATGCTCCCCTATGTGACGAAAGGCTAGCTGTTGCTGAAAAGATTAGAACCCATGATGACTGAGCAGTGAATATGAATTCTGTATGGGGTTTCTGCAAATATTGAGTGCCTCTTTATGAACTCCTAATTTACACAAGCCATTTCTGGTTTACTAGTACTTGTATGCCCTTTCATATTTGGTATTTCGAGCACCCTGTTAAACTGGAGGTCTGATAGGCAAGCTGATTTTTGAGGTTCTGTCATGTTGGTATTGCAGGGAAAATGCTGTCTGTGCACCGGGCAGCATGTAAAAAATTTATTTGTAATGAAACTGCATTTGCCTCAAAGATTATTGAAATACTCTTGCATAGTATTTGCATCATACCTATCATGGTTATAAAAGCTTGGTGCATTTAGTATATAACCACTGCTAATTAAGTTCAGGCTCAATGGATCATGCAGGTTTTTGTTGTGTATGCTGAATACTTTGGTTAACCTTTCCTTGTGCATAATGTTCAATGAAGTGCCTGAAAAGATGCCTTGACTCGACACACAAAGCTGTTGCCACGTTGTCTGAAGAAGCCTTGGAAGCTAAGAGGTTAGAGCTGAAGAAAAGTACTGGAGCTGTTCCTGCTTCCGGTCAAGGAAAGAAAAGCCAGCTGTCCTTGCTGTCAGGTGCTGTAAAGCGCAAGTGTGGAGACACTCCAAGCGATGCTGAAAAGAAACAGTGTACCAACAGTTCAGGTAAGTACCATGTCTATTTACAGCTGGTGGGGCTTTCCTAtctgcttttttttgctttttttttgcccatCTTGATTACATGAACCTGCGTTGCCTCTGCATGCAGGAATTTAGGCTCGTTGTGATAAAAGAGCATTGCTTTAAATATGCAGCTACGTAGTGCAGCCTGATTTTATTTGCACGTGTCTTCAACAGTTGTATTGTATTGTTATATTTGGAGCAgttatattttattattattaatagcatTTATCACACCAAACTACTTGATTTTGTGGCAAGAAAGAAGCAGGTTCTCGCTTAATTATGCTGTTATTATGGCCGTATAAAAGTACTCTTCTCACTGGATTTTTTTTGGGTAGTACTGCTTTGTTGCATTTTGTACCGATTTCACTATTGTGCTTGCCTGCTCATATTGTGCACTGTGCAGGCAGGTACTCTGTGAATGAGGTAGCCTTTGTACTGCTATCTTTTTGGATCCAGTATGAGCATCATCATATCAAGTTTGTGAAGTGTTCTTGTCAGGTTTTTTTGAAAATGATTAAAAATGGTCCAGGGAAATGCTACAGCCGTACAGTTGTTGACGTGCTTTGCCTAATTCTATAGGTTACAGCTAAAGCTTCAGCAGCATGACAGCATGGCATTGAAATACTTTCATTGCAATTTCACTAAGAGCTATACAACCAGCAGTTCATGCAGTCAAGGTGTATATATCACACAGATGTTGTGATGGAGCCAGGaaaaccttttcttctttttgccaAGATGGATTTATTGACAGAAATGGCGTATCTCGTGTGGAACTGCAACACAGACTCGCATGCTGAGTGAACATGTGGCCTAGTCACTCAGCATGTGACTGTGTGAAAATCATACATCTCTAAGCTGTAATTAAAGCACTTTACAGTGCTGTGCTCAGTTGGCTATAAAGAGAGAAGGATGCTGAGAACAGACCTTGCTGGGATTGCTCAAAGAaaagtacctttttttttttaaatttattctgCAGGCCGTtgtaggaaaaaagaaaagaaaataggtTGCAATGTTTACTGAATGCTAAAAGGAGCTTTAGACCACTGTGGTTTGCCAAAAGAGCTCTAAAATGGGTAAAGACATTTACGGCAGGAATATATGAATAGCATCATATGTATTAAATAAGAAGTCGGATTTTAGCTGTATAGTTCTTGATGCTAATGCTGAAATAAACATCAAAGAGTACTTTAGAAGCTGTTTCCTTgtgcgtaaaaaaaaattatgcattgCCTATTTGCCTACACTTTTGCGGAGTTCCTCGTGCAAATTAATAGCTGCAAGATCTGAAGTGCATTTGATGGAATGAAAACTGAATCTTCCACAGTAAAATATGTGTCCCGGATAGTGTGGAGGAGGTCTGTGGCCTGTTTGCATTTACATGCTGTTATGATGCTGACATATTCTGCATGTGATAGacttcttgcttttttaaagatTTTCCCATTGCTATGCATGTATTATGCTGTAAGAAGCTTTCCAACTCAGTGATTTTATAATTTTATGTAGTAACTTCGGTGTTAAATTAGTCGTAAATATTGTGCTTCATGCAAAAATGAGTGCTCTGGAAGCTTGATTCAGTTGAAAAACTGAGCATTAACTTGAGAGTGTTGTAAATTTGTTGTGAGACTGAATGAATGCTTGACTAAGGTGTGAATAGTGTGCATCTTGATATTATGCCTGAAGTGAAAGTCCAGCTTTCGGATAGCAATTTCAGCTGATACTGATTGGCTGTAGCCTTACTGGCTCAAAATAATGCAGATGCTCTGTCAAGGAAAATTAACTCATAGGGATACCATACCTCTGTGTTGTGGTTGTACCAGCATGTGCATTTGTAGAACTTGTGCACAGATTCGCGGACAGACTTGAATGCTTTATTTGTTTATATGGGAGCAAGCCTCGTTAGGTCTCATTTTGCAGATGTTCCTGCATTTTGCTTCTGACTTTGCATGGCAAATTATTTTTTTAGGGTACTATTGTGTAATGAACTGCTTTTAATTTATCTCAGTTAGAGACATTGTTGACTGCATGATGGCAAAATACTATAGTAGCCCTGAGTCCTTATGGAGCTCAATAATTCAAAGGGCAGCTGAACCACTTTTTGATAATTTCGCAATATTTAAGGACTGAAAGCTATATAGGCTTTAGGTAAGGATGCCAAATTTTTACGCACTGGCATTTAAAATAATGATGTAAGGGACGGTCAAAGCTCAGGCCTCTCCTCCTAGCATCGGAGAATTGCTGAGAAGCTTGGTGGTGATGTCACAGATGGTAAGATTTTTTTCCATTCCCTTCGCATACACCCTGCCGGGCATCATCGGACACCTCTAAATGCTTCGTGGGCATTGCTTTCAGTGGCGTTGATGTTTTTCCTTCAGAACAAATGTCTCTGtgttggaaatgtattggcaccTTAGATAATGTCATCATGCACCCCCCACCCTGCGCTGCGTGCTGTGGAGAAGCCTGAAAGCTGTTGTGGTTTTGATTGTTGAttgcgtcaccatttcaaatgctagctaAAAAGGCCTTTGCATACTTTAGGCTTGGTAATATATTTTCTCACGTCAGAGCAAGGAGAGCTGCTTTTTCTATGTGTATGTGTAATGTGGTCATGGTCTCTTCAAGCTGCACTTAGCAAGTTGCCGCCACTATTTCATTCTGTATAGTATTTCTCACTTCAGTTTTTTTCTATGTGTATGTGTAATGTGGTCATGGTCTCTTCAAGCTGCACTTAGCAAGTTGCCGCCACTATTTCATTCTGTATAGTATTTCTCACTTcagtttaatttatttttttacacACGGCACCGCATCTGGTGGCACATCGGAGATGTGCTGCCTGACTTGTAAACATGACCTGTAACTAGCATAGTCCTGTCTCTGTAATTAGACGCCTTTAGCATACTGTGTGCTATGTTACCGTTggcgttaccggagtaccgggatccTGCCCACTGtcagtgagcacgcgctgattggtcccgatgcagGAGGCGTGCGTGCAACTGTCGGGTacgcggcgccatctggcaccgcCAAGGCGATCTGTGCATGCACattggcggtgggcgggctccctgTACTCCGATAACTTTAACGATAACACGAcacacggtatgctaaagatgTCTATTTGCTTACTATATAGCAGGATCCACAGATTTAAAAAGAATAGTTAGAACTAAAGCTATTTATGCAAGTACCAATGATGATTGATTTGGAAATGCAGAAGTGCATAGTACATTTTATATACAACTAGGCTCCTGCATTGGGACCATGAGGagtaaaggaaataaaaatttagATTTTTCATTGTCTTGTGTTAGCATTCTagaccatgagagggaaatggCTAATAGAATAGGTATGAGGTAGAGCATAATTGGGAGGTACTGTCACATCATGAGGAGCAGCTTACCGGTATCCCTCTTATATAATAGTTTCTTGCCATTACTCACTTATGAGACAGACTTGGAGGCTTatgaaaaggcttgaaattaaatttGGCAGTGAATGCAATGTAGCAATGTATTGAAAGGAAAATACCGTAATTTCTGGCACACAACCTGTGGATTATATATATGCTTAAAGTATATTATTTTGGGTTTTGCAGATTATTAGGATGGTCTATacagcattttattttattttttcaatatcACTTAATATAGCATGAACTCCCAACATGATTCTGTGTACCATGCACTAGGTGCATACTATGTTCTGGGTGCGGCTTATGCACCAGATGTGACCAATCTAGTGAATAAAAATTTTTTCTTAGCCAAAATTGTGTCCTGCAGTTTGTATGCCAGGTGCCAACTGTACACCAGAAATTACGGTACATACAGGTAATgtcaagagacaggaagagagcagagtgagtCAAGGTATGAACACAGGTTAATGGTATCTATCCTATTTTAaattgagaaaaggaaatggacaTGGTCAGGCCATGTAATGAAAAGAAGGGATAACTGATGGTCCCTTAAGACCatgcagtggattccaagacaaagtAAACATAGCAACGTGTTGCTGAGAGTTGGGCGGCCAgaggagattaggaagtttgcaagaATAGGGTGGTCGCAGCCACGAGACAGGTTTAATTGAAGTCCAGTGGAACAGGACTTTCTTCTGCAGTGGACATAGCTGAGCTGCCGATGATAACATGTTTGCATTGCATGATGCACATTTGCATTGcagttttgctttttctttttttatccagctgagcaGCAAGACGACACCGTTTGTGAAGGTGATGAAGAACGGAGCCAGTCACCTGGTGAAGTGCGGGTGCAGGCTCCAGTGACTGCACTGCATTGCCTTGGTGTCCTTCCTGGCTTGGGTGTATACACAGACAGCAGTGACTCAGAGAACTCTTCATTTAGTGATGAAGCTGACTTGGAGCTCGACCTTGTAGGGCGCAGGCGTCCAGCGGCTATGCATCAGGCCGAGCGCTCCCCAAAACCTAACTAGGTTCTGCTTATTTCATTCCTTGTGCCACCAAATTGTGAGGTGCGAACTGAGCTTCGTGACATTGTGTGTAGCATGTGTTTTAAGCATCAGATCTGTGCTTCCACATGTGTAAACATGAATGCTGTCAATGTTTAAGGGTGCCATTATTCGTGATTTACTCCCAGCAGCACACTAGCAGCTGTTGTGTTACTTCAAATCACAAACAGAGAAAGAAGCAACCCGTTTTTGGGTGTTTATTGACAGGTTGTGCGAAGTTCATATAAAGTTGAGGGTGTGTTGTCGAAGCTGCTGTAATGCTGCTTGTAAGAGTATGCTGAAAGTGAAACAGTAAAAGTCACTGCATGACTGCCGCTAATACTGGCATGCACAGTTGACATTCCTTACTCAAGATTGTAACCCTGTTACTTAAATAGGGTAATTTTTGCAATAGTGTTTCTGCCTCATGCTTGCCTACACACATGAGCAATGTTGAGTCCCCTTGCAGAGGCTAGCAAGTTGTGTGAGGTTATATAATGTTGATTTGCTTTCATCACAAATATAGCACAACTCTCACGGAATGCACACTTGTTCTTTAGTTTTGCTTGTTGCACCGGCAATACAACTGACTatccttcattttcttttgtgtgtgtgtgtgtgtgcgtgcgtgcatgtgtttgagagagagagatgttggCTGTGAGAAAAGAATGTTGTGCATGCTTGTTGCTAATAATATTTTGTCTGATGCTGCCATCTAGAATGCATTTATAGGGACCCTAAGGAGATATTGACAGTCGTATTTCAATGCATTAAATCCAAAAAGGAGTTTGTTCTGGATATTTTAATCAAGCTTAACACCTCTGTATGAGCCTTCTAACTTGCTATTCTTTTTCGAAAATTGCAGCACTCACTCAGTGCCACCGTCTGCATATTTAGCTGCCTGCACCAATGAAGCATAAGTGGGTGACCATGTTATGTTCCAGTCTGGGAATTTTGCCTTTTTCATGGAATTTTAGGAGCA comes from the Amblyomma americanum isolate KBUSLIRL-KWMA chromosome 1, ASM5285725v1, whole genome shotgun sequence genome and includes:
- the LOC144113821 gene encoding PSME3-interacting protein, which codes for MSFGGSTSQETIPKFKSFVSENELEERRKKRQEEWEKVRKQDDPVEAPEEEYDPRSLFERLEEQRLKKQADYEEAHKLKNMIRGLDDDEVTFLEYVDMRKQEIVSQRMKEDMQEIEEYRKAVATLSEEALEAKRLELKKSTGAVPASGQGKKSQLSLLSGAVKRKCGDTPSDAEKKQCTNSSAEQQDDTVCEGDEERSQSPGEVRVQAPVTALHCLGVLPGLGVYTDSSDSENSSFSDEADLELDLVGRRRPAAMHQAERSPKPN